From Armatimonadota bacterium, one genomic window encodes:
- a CDS encoding ABC transporter ATP-binding protein yields the protein MIQLSNASLVYVDQEREVYACRELSFDVVPGEFLGILGPSGSGKSSMLYLMSGLKVPTSGSVLYEGKSMSELSTRERDALRLKTFGFVFQQPYLIGYMTSLENVLLASPDEFDVDEGVRLLAQLGLEDKMKRLPHELSGGERQRVCVARALLGSPRVIFADEPTAFLDSETGSQVMDLLVDHRGEGTLIAVTHDPAMLDRADRVVRIVDGAIQGL from the coding sequence GTGATTCAGCTGTCCAACGCGTCGCTCGTGTACGTCGATCAGGAGCGGGAGGTTTACGCGTGCCGCGAGCTATCCTTCGACGTCGTGCCAGGGGAGTTCTTGGGAATCCTTGGGCCATCGGGATCGGGCAAGTCGTCCATGCTTTACCTCATGAGCGGCTTAAAGGTACCGACCTCCGGGTCAGTCTTGTACGAAGGGAAGTCGATGTCGGAGCTATCGACGCGCGAGCGGGATGCGTTGCGTTTGAAGACCTTCGGCTTTGTGTTCCAGCAGCCGTATCTGATCGGTTACATGACTTCGCTGGAGAACGTGCTGCTCGCCAGTCCCGACGAGTTCGACGTAGACGAGGGTGTGCGGCTCTTGGCCCAGCTTGGGCTCGAGGACAAGATGAAGCGCCTTCCGCATGAGCTGAGCGGTGGCGAGCGGCAGCGAGTGTGCGTCGCCAGGGCGCTTCTCGGGTCGCCGAGGGTGATCTTCGCCGATGAGCCGACCGCATTCCTCGACAGCGAGACTGGCAGCCAGGTGATGGACCTCCTGGTCGATCACCGGGGGGAGGGCACGCTGATCGCCGTCACGCACGATCCTGCGATGCTCGACAGAGCTGATCGCGTCGTCAGGATAGTCGACGGGGCGATCCAGGGGTTGTAG
- a CDS encoding ABC transporter permease, translating to MSPLTYLLRNPGKTLPLLGVITLAVMLIAGMVAVMNSIPLSVSTVYSYSKHYLGVTPRGDQSQVGAIRDRITAGSPVEIDRIMTCRLASSSINSIVGGWPFVVLGLEQDDLEFYGQRLGGATLSGRYPMAGEAEATISRPVAKNLGLELGDALMGPAQPDSYSPNEVEVVGIIDTEDWIMVTSVEYLRDHHFPPVDALLVFAKDPHRQSELDQWALDEFKGSSARIYSFLELERETQESFSTLYLILNIVVVSLVVVITTMMGMLINMYQAQRVQEFGLLQAIGFSKARLLRRVLAETTIVLSGSWLVGLAMAMGLLYGLKVQIFDPKAYAIEVFVVGPYLNTLPVPLMIFVVAVIDLYVRFRRFDPVAVVERRLA from the coding sequence ATGTCGCCGTTGACGTATCTGCTCCGCAATCCGGGCAAGACACTCCCGCTCTTGGGCGTAATCACGCTCGCCGTCATGCTGATTGCCGGCATGGTGGCCGTCATGAACTCAATTCCGCTCTCCGTTTCGACTGTTTACAGCTACTCGAAGCATTATCTGGGCGTTACACCGCGCGGCGATCAGTCCCAGGTCGGCGCAATTCGCGATCGGATTACGGCAGGGTCGCCGGTGGAGATAGATCGGATCATGACGTGCCGCCTCGCCTCCTCGTCGATCAACAGCATCGTCGGGGGATGGCCGTTCGTGGTCCTCGGCTTAGAGCAGGACGACTTGGAGTTCTACGGGCAGAGGCTTGGGGGCGCGACGCTGTCAGGTCGCTACCCGATGGCTGGCGAAGCTGAGGCGACCATCAGCCGCCCCGTGGCAAAGAACCTGGGCCTGGAGCTAGGGGACGCGCTGATGGGGCCGGCTCAACCGGATTCGTACTCGCCGAACGAAGTCGAAGTCGTTGGGATCATCGACACCGAGGACTGGATAATGGTGACGTCCGTGGAGTACCTGCGAGACCACCACTTTCCGCCAGTCGATGCGCTGCTCGTCTTTGCGAAGGATCCTCACCGCCAGAGCGAGCTGGATCAGTGGGCGCTGGACGAGTTCAAAGGCAGTTCCGCACGGATCTACTCGTTCTTGGAGCTAGAGCGAGAGACGCAAGAGTCGTTCAGCACCCTTTACCTGATCCTGAACATCGTCGTCGTGAGCCTCGTAGTCGTGATCACGACGATGATGGGCATGCTGATAAACATGTATCAAGCACAGCGCGTACAGGAGTTCGGACTGCTGCAGGCGATCGGGTTTTCCAAAGCAAGGCTGTTGCGTCGCGTCCTGGCGGAGACGACGATCGTGTTGAGCGGTAGCTGGCTGGTCGGGTTGGCGATGGCGATGGGCCTGCTGTACGGGTTGAAGGTGCAGATATTCGACCCCAAGGCGTACGCGATCGAGGTTTTCGTCGTCGGGCCGTACCTGAACACGCTACCGGTCCCGCTGATGATCTTCGTCGTCGCCGTGATCGATCTGTACGTGCGGTTTCGACGGTTTGACCCGGTCGCCGTGGTCGAGCGGAGGCTCGCGTGA